A genomic segment from Pseudomonas sp. S09G 359 encodes:
- a CDS encoding tetratricopeptide repeat protein, whose product MRLHGLKALLPLPLLFTVLSAAATPLPSDKAESLYQASKYQASIEEADRVLEVHATDTETLNVKALAVSALGNDREAIRLVTQALQVAGKDGQATVLQQAKYWNNLGYFNERRRNPEEALGYYEKSLKMRISEVGEDDLQTADSYNNLGTSLGRLGRYDEAFVNLRKNLELRMRLLGDRDPSVAVALNNLGRVYDLQKNYATALSFYQKALDIDMAAFGPAHPTVAIRWNNIGELYRSLGQYDKAEVLMTQALKSDIATFGEQHPKVLLRYYNLGEIYEAEGDTAKARVAYTKAVQIARQVDPDDVGQIDYIEQKLQALGAESSSAKHG is encoded by the coding sequence ATGCGCCTCCACGGACTGAAAGCCCTGCTCCCTCTGCCCTTGCTCTTCACCGTGCTATCCGCCGCAGCCACGCCCCTGCCGAGTGACAAAGCCGAAAGCCTGTACCAAGCGAGCAAATACCAGGCGTCGATCGAGGAGGCCGATCGCGTGCTTGAAGTGCACGCAACAGACACCGAGACCTTGAATGTCAAGGCGCTGGCAGTATCAGCCCTGGGCAATGACCGCGAGGCGATACGGCTGGTCACCCAGGCGCTTCAAGTGGCGGGCAAGGATGGCCAGGCAACGGTTCTTCAGCAGGCAAAATACTGGAACAACCTCGGCTATTTCAACGAGCGGCGACGCAATCCCGAGGAAGCGCTGGGCTATTACGAAAAGTCCTTGAAAATGCGCATTTCGGAAGTCGGCGAAGATGACCTGCAAACCGCCGATAGCTACAACAACCTGGGTACTTCGTTGGGCCGATTGGGCCGCTATGACGAGGCCTTCGTTAATCTGCGCAAAAACCTCGAGCTGAGAATGCGCCTGCTGGGTGACAGAGACCCTTCGGTTGCCGTCGCGCTCAACAACCTTGGCCGTGTCTACGACCTTCAGAAAAACTATGCGACCGCGCTGTCGTTCTACCAAAAGGCACTGGATATCGACATGGCCGCTTTTGGCCCCGCGCATCCGACCGTCGCCATTCGCTGGAACAACATCGGCGAGCTTTATCGCAGCCTGGGGCAATACGACAAGGCCGAAGTCTTGATGACTCAGGCACTCAAGAGTGACATCGCAACGTTCGGCGAACAGCACCCTAAAGTGCTGCTGCGTTATTACAACCTGGGGGAGATTTACGAGGCCGAAGGCGACACCGCTAAAGCGCGTGTCGCCTATACCAAAGCCGTTCAAATTGCTCGGCAGGTTGACCCCGACGACGTTGGGCAGATCGATTACATCGAGCAAAAACTGCAGGCGCTGGGGGCTGAGTCAAGCAGCGCAAAACACGGCTGA
- a CDS encoding CsbD family protein, with product MKSEQVEGVVEKVAGKAQSAVGKLFGDSKLEAEGAGRQAAGQLTQTYGDALDSVSAFVKEKPVAAIAIGAVALLVLDRLFRR from the coding sequence ATGAAGAGCGAACAGGTAGAAGGCGTCGTAGAAAAGGTTGCCGGCAAAGCGCAGAGCGCAGTCGGTAAACTGTTTGGTGATTCGAAGCTGGAAGCTGAAGGTGCCGGGCGCCAAGCTGCTGGTCAGTTGACGCAAACCTATGGCGATGCGCTGGACAGCGTATCTGCGTTCGTTAAAGAAAAGCCAGTGGCCGCAATCGCGATTGGGGCAGTTGCTCTGCTGGTTCTAGACCGTCTCTTTCGCCGCTGA
- a CDS encoding GGDEF domain-containing protein, producing MNTLTPSDHAQLFRETTAQFWAHIVPIVQLGFCIHFVFIFIFSVMHVPSLAVSNVLSVLVYAACLKAIRAGRYSLTGIMMSVEIILHALLATWVLGWDSNFYFYLYCLIPIIAFSFQDALLPRLLFYLAILAVSVGGFALRKYLGINSGVAPQWLEIFGIVNVLAALGVLLHCTALSVRFTRSMQAKLFHTANRDSLTNLYTRRRVMHEVLQLAESGSSTIILLDIDHFKQINDRLGHEQGDLILQRVAEAISSNVRATDVASRWGGEEFLVLMPSTPAHAAKAVADRILLRIREWVGQSNDTPLTVTATLAVSEIHSGESFESALIRADQALYQGKHQGRNQVILAG from the coding sequence ATGAACACCCTGACGCCGAGCGATCATGCGCAACTGTTCCGTGAAACCACCGCGCAGTTCTGGGCGCATATCGTGCCGATTGTGCAGCTCGGCTTTTGCATTCACTTTGTATTTATCTTCATCTTTAGCGTGATGCACGTACCTTCCCTTGCGGTGAGTAATGTATTGAGCGTCCTGGTTTATGCGGCCTGCCTGAAGGCTATTCGCGCAGGACGCTACAGCCTCACCGGCATAATGATGAGTGTAGAAATTATTCTGCACGCGTTACTGGCCACTTGGGTGCTGGGGTGGGACAGCAACTTTTATTTTTACCTTTACTGTTTAATCCCCATTATTGCGTTCAGTTTTCAGGATGCGCTCTTACCGCGATTGTTGTTCTATCTGGCTATCCTGGCCGTGTCCGTGGGTGGATTCGCCTTGCGTAAATACCTTGGTATCAACTCTGGCGTGGCGCCACAATGGCTTGAGATATTTGGCATCGTAAATGTGTTGGCTGCCCTTGGCGTACTGCTGCATTGCACCGCTTTGTCTGTACGTTTTACGCGTTCAATGCAAGCAAAGCTGTTCCACACCGCCAATCGCGATAGCCTGACCAATCTATATACGCGGCGCCGGGTAATGCACGAGGTGCTGCAGTTAGCCGAGTCGGGATCATCAACGATCATCCTGCTGGATATCGATCACTTCAAACAGATTAATGACCGTTTGGGCCATGAGCAGGGCGACTTGATCCTCCAGCGAGTGGCTGAAGCCATCAGCAGTAATGTGCGGGCCACCGATGTGGCTTCACGCTGGGGGGGCGAAGAGTTTCTGGTGCTGATGCCTTCGACACCCGCACATGCCGCAAAGGCTGTGGCGGATCGAATCCTGTTGCGGATTCGCGAATGGGTAGGTCAGTCGAATGACACCCCACTCACTGTCACGGCCACCCTGGCCGTGAGCGAAATCCACAGCGGCGAAAGCTTTGAAAGCGCTCTCATTCGCGCGGATCAGGCGTTATATCAAGGCAAACATCAGGGGCGTAACCAGGTGATTTTAGCGGGTTGA
- a CDS encoding phage holin family protein: MNSEHQALTDVPLWLLVLLSLAGLSGEMLRASGSDLGLRQILQRVALRFLASGLMGVRARRAVLKRLTWRAGFLTFWQKWATSALPAWMR, from the coding sequence ATGAACTCCGAGCATCAGGCACTGACCGATGTACCTCTGTGGTTGTTAGTCCTGCTGAGCCTCGCGGGTTTGTCGGGAGAAATGCTTCGTGCATCCGGCAGCGACCTTGGCCTACGCCAAATCCTCCAGCGAGTGGCGTTACGCTTTCTTGCATCTGGTCTGATGGGTGTCAGGGCCAGGCGGGCAGTTTTGAAGCGGCTGACATGGCGCGCTGGTTTCCTGACCTTTTGGCAAAAATGGGCAACATCGGCATTACCGGCATGGATGCGGTAA
- a CDS encoding DUF4145 domain-containing protein encodes MAENWQCPFCGNNSTLTNQNVTVSGYNFDDNNKFDGPLRIVTRSIVCPNPDCREVAINSTFGRCVSEGGSFKLGKVFEEWLLRPSSLALVFPDYVPAPIRQDYEEACKIRNLSPKASATLSRRCLQGIIRDFKGIVKKRLVDEIDALRDEVDPDTWAAIDAVRQIGNIGAHMEKDINEIIDVEPPRPSS; translated from the coding sequence ATGGCGGAAAACTGGCAATGCCCATTTTGTGGGAATAATTCAACGCTAACTAACCAGAATGTTACAGTTTCTGGTTATAATTTTGATGATAATAATAAGTTCGATGGGCCACTTAGGATTGTTACTAGATCGATTGTTTGCCCCAATCCCGATTGTCGGGAGGTCGCTATAAACTCCACGTTCGGTCGATGCGTGAGTGAGGGCGGGAGTTTCAAGCTTGGTAAAGTTTTTGAGGAGTGGCTACTTAGACCTTCTAGTTTGGCTTTGGTTTTTCCCGATTATGTGCCTGCGCCCATCCGTCAAGATTATGAGGAGGCTTGTAAGATAAGGAACTTAAGCCCTAAAGCATCAGCAACGCTTTCTCGTAGATGTCTTCAGGGCATAATAAGAGATTTTAAAGGCATCGTTAAGAAGCGTCTTGTTGATGAAATCGATGCGCTTAGGGATGAGGTGGACCCGGATACTTGGGCTGCAATTGACGCAGTCCGGCAGATCGGAAATATTGGGGCTCATATGGAGAAAGATATCAACGAGATTATTGATGTCGAACCGCCGAGGCCCAGCTCCTGA
- a CDS encoding Bax inhibitor-1/YccA family protein encodes MREQNYAVNGNAQAEQLEVSRVLRNTYGLLALTLAFSGVMAFVAQQMRVGYPNIFVVLIGFYGLFFLTNKLRDSAWGLVSAFALTGFMGFILGPILNRYLGMAGGAEVVSSAFAMTALVFGGLSAYVLITRKDMSFLGGFITAGFFVLLAAVVAGMFFQISGLQLAISAGFVLFSSVCILFQTSAIIHGGERNYIMATVSLYVSIYNLFISLLQIFGIMSRDD; translated from the coding sequence ATGCGCGAACAGAATTACGCAGTGAATGGCAACGCACAGGCTGAGCAGCTTGAAGTCAGCCGCGTGTTGCGCAACACCTATGGCTTGCTCGCCCTTACCCTCGCCTTCAGCGGTGTAATGGCGTTCGTGGCCCAGCAGATGCGCGTCGGCTACCCGAATATCTTTGTCGTGCTGATCGGCTTCTATGGCCTGTTCTTCCTGACCAACAAGCTGCGTGACTCGGCCTGGGGCCTGGTGTCGGCGTTTGCCTTGACCGGTTTCATGGGCTTTATCCTCGGCCCGATCCTCAACCGTTACCTCGGCATGGCCGGCGGTGCGGAAGTGGTCAGCTCGGCGTTTGCCATGACCGCACTGGTGTTTGGTGGTCTGTCGGCCTACGTGCTGATCACCCGCAAGGACATGAGCTTCCTGGGCGGCTTCATTACCGCTGGTTTCTTCGTGTTGCTGGCGGCTGTGGTCGCAGGCATGTTCTTCCAGATCAGCGGCCTGCAACTGGCGATCAGCGCGGGCTTCGTGCTGTTTTCCTCGGTGTGCATCCTGTTCCAGACCAGCGCGATCATCCACGGCGGTGAGCGTAACTACATCATGGCGACCGTCAGCCTGTATGTGTCGATCTACAACCTGTTTATCAGCCTGTTGCAGATCTTCGGCATCATGAGCCGCGACGACTGA
- the murB gene encoding UDP-N-acetylmuramate dehydrogenase: MTLQVLSQVSLKPFNSFGIDVRAQLFAEAHSDDDVRAALAYAAAEDLPLLVIGGGSNLLLTQDVPALVLRMATQGIRLLHDDGVQVVVEAEAGEAWHPFVLWTLAQGFCGLENLSLIPGTVGAAPMQNIGAYGVEIKDVFAGLTALDRHTGELRDFSLEECNFAYRDSLFKHETGRWLILRVRFALSRASHLKLDYGPVQQRLAGQGITEATPSDVSRAICSIRREKLPDPAELGNAGSFFKNPLVSQALAAELQGLYPDLVAYPQADGQMKLAAGWLIDKAGWKGFREGDAGVHKLQALVLVNYGGATGHQIADLAQRIQRDIAERFKVDLEMEPNQY; this comes from the coding sequence ATGACCTTGCAGGTGCTCTCGCAGGTATCGCTCAAGCCATTCAACAGCTTTGGCATCGACGTGCGCGCGCAACTGTTCGCCGAAGCCCACAGCGACGACGATGTGCGCGCGGCCTTGGCCTACGCCGCCGCTGAAGACCTGCCGCTGCTGGTGATCGGTGGCGGCAGCAACCTGTTGCTGACCCAGGATGTGCCGGCGCTGGTCCTGCGTATGGCCACCCAAGGCATCCGGCTGCTGCACGATGACGGCGTGCAGGTGGTGGTTGAGGCTGAAGCGGGCGAGGCCTGGCATCCGTTTGTACTGTGGACCTTGGCGCAGGGCTTCTGCGGCCTGGAGAACCTCAGCCTGATCCCCGGCACCGTCGGCGCTGCCCCCATGCAGAACATCGGCGCCTACGGAGTGGAGATCAAGGATGTATTCGCCGGGCTGACCGCGTTGGATCGCCATACCGGTGAGTTGCGCGACTTCAGCCTGGAGGAGTGCAACTTCGCCTACCGTGACAGCCTGTTCAAACACGAAACCGGGCGCTGGCTGATCCTGCGGGTGCGCTTTGCCCTGAGCCGTGCCAGCCATCTCAAGCTCGACTACGGCCCGGTGCAACAGCGCCTGGCCGGGCAGGGGATCACCGAGGCCACGCCGAGTGATGTGAGCCGGGCCATCTGCAGCATTCGTCGCGAAAAACTGCCAGACCCGGCCGAGCTGGGTAATGCCGGTAGCTTCTTCAAGAACCCGCTGGTATCCCAGGCGCTGGCCGCTGAGCTGCAAGGCCTGTATCCGGATCTGGTGGCCTACCCCCAGGCCGACGGGCAAATGAAACTCGCTGCCGGCTGGCTGATCGACAAGGCTGGCTGGAAGGGCTTTCGTGAAGGCGACGCCGGTGTGCACAAGCTGCAGGCGCTGGTGCTGGTCAACTATGGCGGCGCCACAGGGCATCAGATTGCTGACCTGGCCCAGCGTATCCAACGGGATATCGCCGAGCGCTTCAAGGTTGACCTGGAGATGGAACCCAACCAGTACTGA
- a CDS encoding low molecular weight protein-tyrosine-phosphatase, with product MEVLFVCLGNICRSPTAEGVLRHKLREAGLAGRVDVASAGTGDWHVGNPPDQRSQRAALVRGYDLSAQRAQQVSRADFARYDLILAMDHSNLRNLKALQPGQGKAELDLFLRRFDAEVYEVPDPYYEGEQGFERVLDLIERACDLLVIELKGRL from the coding sequence ATGGAGGTTCTGTTTGTCTGCCTGGGCAATATCTGCCGCTCGCCCACGGCCGAAGGTGTGCTGCGCCATAAATTGCGCGAAGCAGGCTTGGCGGGGCGGGTAGACGTGGCGTCTGCCGGAACCGGTGACTGGCATGTCGGCAACCCGCCGGACCAGCGCAGCCAGCGTGCAGCGTTGGTGCGCGGTTACGATCTGTCGGCCCAGCGTGCCCAGCAGGTCAGCCGTGCCGACTTTGCGCGCTATGACCTGATCCTGGCCATGGACCACAGCAACCTGCGCAACCTCAAGGCCCTGCAACCGGGCCAGGGCAAGGCCGAGCTGGACCTGTTCCTGCGCCGCTTCGATGCTGAAGTGTACGAAGTACCCGACCCTTACTACGAAGGCGAACAAGGCTTTGAGCGGGTCCTGGACCTGATCGAGCGGGCCTGTGATTTATTGGTGATCGAATTGAAGGGGCGGTTATGA
- the kdsB gene encoding 3-deoxy-manno-octulosonate cytidylyltransferase, translated as MTTAFTVVIPSRYASTRLPGKPLQLIGSKPMIQLVWEQACKSSAQRVVVATDDPRIIEACKGFGAEAVLTREDHNSGTDRLAEVATQLGLAPDAIVVNVQGDEPLIPPSVIDQVAANLAAHGEARMATLAEPIEDIDTLFNPNVVKVVSDINGLALTFSRSTLPWARDAFAKSRDVLPEGVPYRRHIGIYAYRAGFLHDFVSWGPCWLENTESLEQLRALWHGVRIHVGDALEAPPAGVDTQEDLERVRRLLGA; from the coding sequence ATGACTACAGCCTTTACCGTTGTCATTCCGTCCCGCTATGCCTCGACACGCCTGCCGGGCAAGCCGCTGCAATTGATCGGCAGCAAGCCGATGATTCAGCTGGTGTGGGAACAGGCCTGCAAAAGCAGCGCCCAGCGCGTGGTGGTGGCCACCGATGATCCGCGTATCATCGAGGCCTGCAAAGGCTTCGGCGCTGAAGCCGTACTGACCCGCGAAGACCATAATTCCGGCACTGACCGCCTGGCCGAAGTGGCCACCCAGCTTGGCCTGGCGCCCGACGCCATCGTGGTCAACGTGCAGGGTGACGAACCGCTGATCCCGCCAAGCGTGATCGACCAGGTGGCCGCCAACCTCGCGGCCCATGGTGAAGCGCGCATGGCCACGCTGGCCGAACCAATCGAAGACATCGACACCCTGTTCAACCCGAACGTGGTCAAGGTGGTCAGCGACATCAATGGCCTGGCGCTGACCTTCAGCCGCTCGACCTTGCCCTGGGCGCGCGATGCCTTCGCCAAAAGCCGCGACGTATTGCCGGAAGGCGTACCGTACCGCCGCCATATCGGCATCTACGCCTACCGCGCCGGCTTCCTGCATGACTTCGTCAGCTGGGGCCCGTGCTGGCTGGAAAACACCGAATCCCTGGAGCAACTGCGTGCCCTGTGGCATGGCGTGCGCATCCACGTGGGCGATGCCCTGGAAGCTCCGCCGGCGGGCGTCGACACCCAGGAAGACCTCGAGCGCGTCCGCCGCCTGCTGGGGGCGTGA
- a CDS encoding Trm112 family protein yields MDTKLLDILACPICKGPLKLSADKTELISKGAGLAYPIRDGIPVMLESEARTLTTDERLDK; encoded by the coding sequence ATGGACACCAAATTGCTCGACATCCTCGCTTGCCCGATCTGCAAAGGCCCGCTCAAGCTCAGCGCCGACAAAACCGAGCTGATCAGCAAAGGCGCAGGCCTGGCTTACCCGATCCGTGATGGCATCCCGGTGATGCTGGAAAGCGAAGCCCGCACCCTGACCACCGATGAGCGCCTGGATAAATGA
- the lpxK gene encoding tetraacyldisaccharide 4'-kinase, which translates to MAMSDRLLKAWYEGHPALLLLRPLESLYRRVVQGKRARFVAGEGEIYQAPVPVVVVGNITVGGTGKTPLILWLIEHCRRSGLRVGVVSRGYGAKPPQLPWRVEADQSAAVAGDEPLLIVQRCGVPLMIDPDRSRAVKALLASEPLDLILSDDGLQHYRLARDLELVLIDAARGLGNRRCLPAGPLREPVERLHSVDALLYNGAAADREDGFAFRLQPSALVNLHTGERQPVDYFPAGQRVHAVAGIGNPQRFFNTLETLHWQPIHHAFADHAPYSAEVLNFTPALPLVMTEKDAVKCRAFAQADWWYLAVDAVPSPAFIAWFDTQLMRLLPARLLP; encoded by the coding sequence ATGGCCATGTCTGATCGTTTGCTCAAGGCCTGGTACGAGGGGCATCCAGCGCTCCTGCTGTTGCGGCCTTTGGAGTCGCTGTACCGTCGGGTGGTGCAGGGCAAGCGTGCGCGTTTCGTGGCGGGCGAGGGCGAGATTTATCAGGCGCCGGTGCCCGTGGTGGTGGTCGGTAATATCACCGTGGGCGGCACCGGCAAGACGCCGCTGATCCTGTGGTTGATCGAGCACTGTCGGCGCAGCGGGTTGCGCGTCGGTGTGGTCAGTCGCGGGTATGGGGCCAAGCCTCCACAGTTGCCGTGGCGGGTCGAGGCCGATCAAAGCGCCGCGGTCGCGGGTGATGAACCCTTGTTGATCGTGCAGCGCTGCGGCGTGCCGCTGATGATCGACCCCGACCGCAGTCGCGCGGTCAAGGCGTTGCTGGCCAGTGAACCCCTCGACCTGATCCTCTCCGACGACGGCTTGCAGCATTACCGCCTTGCCCGTGACCTGGAGCTTGTGCTGATTGATGCCGCCCGTGGCCTGGGCAATCGCCGTTGCCTGCCGGCCGGGCCGCTGCGTGAGCCGGTGGAGCGTCTGCACAGCGTCGATGCGCTGCTTTATAACGGCGCAGCGGCTGATCGTGAGGATGGCTTTGCCTTTCGCCTGCAACCGTCTGCACTGGTCAATTTGCACACCGGCGAGCGCCAGCCGGTCGATTACTTTCCCGCTGGCCAGCGGGTGCATGCGGTCGCCGGCATCGGCAACCCGCAACGTTTCTTCAATACCCTTGAAACGCTACACTGGCAGCCAATACACCATGCTTTTGCCGACCACGCGCCGTACAGCGCCGAGGTCTTGAATTTTACGCCGGCATTGCCGCTGGTCATGACCGAGAAGGACGCGGTGAAGTGCCGCGCCTTTGCCCAGGCCGACTGGTGGTACCTTGCGGTGGATGCCGTGCCGTCGCCGGCGTTCATCGCCTGGTTCGACACGCAGTTGATGCGTCTGCTGCCCGCCCGACTCTTGCCTTAA
- a CDS encoding biopolymer transporter ExbD has protein sequence MKFRRKQRENVDINLASLIDVVFILLLFFVVTTTFTRQTELRVDLPEAVSGSPAEDQQVKQLDIAISADGVYSVNNQLLEKNDLNSLMDALQKESGGDTKMPLSISADGKTQHQAVITAMDAAGKLGFSHLRMTTVEAASQP, from the coding sequence GTGAAATTTCGCCGCAAGCAACGGGAAAATGTCGATATCAACCTCGCGTCGCTGATCGACGTGGTGTTTATCCTGCTGCTGTTTTTTGTCGTCACCACCACGTTTACTCGGCAGACCGAGCTGCGTGTAGACCTGCCGGAGGCCGTGAGCGGTTCCCCGGCCGAAGACCAGCAAGTCAAGCAATTGGATATTGCCATCAGCGCCGACGGGGTGTATTCGGTGAATAACCAGTTGCTGGAGAAAAACGACCTCAACAGCCTGATGGACGCGCTGCAGAAAGAATCCGGCGGCGATACCAAGATGCCACTGTCGATCAGCGCTGACGGCAAGACCCAGCATCAAGCCGTGATCACCGCAATGGATGCCGCCGGCAAGCTCGGTTTCAGCCATCTGCGCATGACCACCGTCGAGGCAGCGAGCCAACCCTGA
- a CDS encoding MotA/TolQ/ExbB proton channel family protein, with translation MWELVKSGGWMMLPIIMSSIAALGIVAERLWTLRASRVTPEHLLGQVWGWIKNKQLDKQKLKELRADSPLGEILAAGLANSKHGREIMKECIEEAAARVIHELERYINALGTIAAMAPLLGLLGTVLGMIDIFSSFMGSGMTTNAAVLAGGISKALITTAAGLMVGIPSVFFHRFLQRRIDELVVGMEQEAIKLVEVVQGDRDVDLVEGKA, from the coding sequence GTGTGGGAATTGGTCAAATCCGGCGGCTGGATGATGTTGCCGATCATCATGAGCTCCATCGCCGCACTCGGCATCGTTGCCGAACGCCTGTGGACCCTGCGCGCCAGTCGCGTTACCCCTGAGCATCTGCTGGGGCAGGTCTGGGGCTGGATCAAGAACAAGCAGCTGGACAAACAAAAGCTCAAGGAACTGCGGGCCGACTCGCCGCTGGGTGAAATCCTCGCCGCCGGCCTGGCCAACTCCAAGCATGGTCGCGAGATCATGAAAGAATGCATTGAAGAGGCCGCCGCCCGGGTAATCCATGAGCTGGAGCGCTATATCAACGCCCTCGGCACCATCGCCGCCATGGCGCCGTTGCTTGGGCTGCTGGGCACGGTGCTGGGCATGATCGATATTTTCAGCTCGTTCATGGGCTCGGGCATGACCACCAACGCCGCCGTGCTGGCTGGGGGTATTTCCAAAGCGCTGATCACCACGGCTGCGGGCCTGATGGTCGGTATTCCCTCGGTGTTCTTCCACCGTTTCCTGCAACGGCGCATCGATGAGCTGGTGGTGGGCATGGAGCAGGAGGCCATCAAGTTGGTGGAAGTGGTACAGGGCGACCGTGACGTGGACCTGGTCGAGGGCAAAGCGTGA